The Vidua macroura isolate BioBank_ID:100142 chromosome 11, ASM2450914v1, whole genome shotgun sequence genome includes a region encoding these proteins:
- the RANBP10 gene encoding ran-binding protein 10 isoform X4 — MREWRAKIQSTIKRFPIGDRLGEWQAMLQNMVSSYLVHHGYCSTATAFARVTDTTIQEEQTSIKNRQRIQKLVLAGRVGEAIEATQQLYPGLLEHNPNLLFMLKCRQFVEMVNGTDSEVRCFSARSPRSQDSYPGSPSLSPRHGSSNSHVHSTGADSPTCSNGVMSTKSKQSHSKYPTLSSSSSSSSSSSPSSVNYSESNSTDSTKSQQHSSTSNQETSDSEMEMEAEHYPNGVLENSSTRIMNGTYKHEEILQTDESSMEDSCPQRQLCGGNHAATERMIQFGRELQILSEQLCREYGKNTVHKKMLQDAFSLLAYSDPWNCPVGQQLDPIQREPVCAALNSAILESQNLPKQPPLMLALGQASECLRLMARVGLGSCSFARVDDYLH, encoded by the exons ATGAGGGAGTGGAGGGCGAAGATCCAGAGCACCATTAAGCGGTTTCCCATaggagacaggctgggagagtgGCAAGCCATGCTGCAGAA TATGGTTTCGTCATATTTGGTTCATCATGGGTACTGTTCAACAGCAACTGCCTTTGCCAGAGTCACAGACACCACAATCCAGGAAGAACAGACCTCAATAAAGAACAGACAAA GAATACAGAAGCTAGTATTAGCAGGCAGAGTGGGAGAGGCTATAGAAGCCACCCAGCAGCTCTATCCTGGCCTCCTAGAACATAACCCCAACCTGCTCTTCATGTTAAA GTGCCGGCAGTTTGTGGAGATGGTGAATGGCACCGACAGCGAAGTGCGGTGTTTCagcgcccgcagcccccgctCCCAGGACAGCTACCCTGGCTCCCCCAGCTTAAGTCCTAGACATGGATCAAGCAACTCACACGTTCACAGTACTG GAGCAGATAGTCCAACCTGTAGCAATGGAGTCATGTccacaaaaagcaaacagagtCACAGTAAATACCCAACACTGAGttcatcatcttcatcttcctcctcctcttccccttcatCTGTGAACTACTCTGAGTCCAATTCTACAGATTCTACCAAATCTCAGCAGCACAGTAGTACGAGTAATCAAGAAACCAG TGACAGTGAGATGGAAATGGAGGCTGAGCATTACCCCAATGGAGTCCTGGAGAATTCATCCACCAGGATAATGAATGGCACCTACAAACACGAGGAGATCCTGCAGACAGATGAGTCCAGCATGG AAGACAGCTGCCCccagaggcagctctgtggaggGAACCACGCTGCCACAGAGAGAATGATCCAGTTTGGACGGGAGCTGCAGATCCTGAGCgagcagctttgcagagagTATGGGAAGAACACCGTGCACAAAAAGATGCTTCAG GATGCCTTTAGCTTGTTAGCTTACTCAGACCCTTGGAACTGCCCTGTCGGTCAACAGCTGGACCCAATCCAGAGGGAACCTGTGTGTGCTGCTCTCAATAGTGCTATTTTGG AATCTCAGAACCTGCCAAAGCAGCCCCCGCTGATGCTCGCCCTGGGCCAGGCCTCGGAGTGTTTGCGGCTCATGGCTCGCGTGGGCCTGGGCTCCTGCTCCTTTGCCAGAGTAGACGATTATTTGCACTGA
- the RANBP10 gene encoding ran-binding protein 10 isoform X3, with translation MGIGLSAQGVNMNRLPGWDKHSYGYHGDDGHSFCSSGTGQPYGPTFTTGDVIGCCVNLINNTCFYTKNGHSLGIAFTDLPSNLYPTVGLQTPGEIVDANFGQQPFVFDIEDYMREWRAKIQSTIKRFPIGDRLGEWQAMLQNMVSSYLVHHGYCSTATAFARVTDTTIQEEQTSIKNRQRIQKLVLAGRVGEAIEATQQLYPGLLEHNPNLLFMLKCRQFVEMVNGTDSEVRCFSARSPRSQDSYPGSPSLSPRHGSSNSHVHSTGADSPTCSNGVMSTKSKQSHSKYPTLSSSSSSSSSSSPSSVNYSESNSTDSTKSQQHSSTSNQETSDSEMEMEAEHYPNGVLENSSTRIMNGTYKHEEILQTDESSMEDSCPQRQLCGGNHAATERMIQFGRELQILSEQLCREYGKNTVHKKMLQDAFSLLAYSDPWNCPVGQQLDPIQREPVCAALNSAILESQNLPKQPPLMLALGQASECLRLMARVGLGSCSFARVDDYLH, from the exons GATGGGATAAACATTCTTATGGGTACCATGGTGATGATGGGCACTCCTTCTGCTCCTCGGGGACAGGGCAGCCCTACGGCCCCACGTTCACCACTGGAGATGTGATTGGCTGCTGTGTCAACCTCATCAACAATACCTGCTTCTACACAAAAAATGGCCACAGTTTAG GTATAGCCTTTACAGACCTCCCA tCAAACCTCTACCCTACAGTGGGTCTCCAGACTCCAGGAGAGATCGTGGATGCCAACTTTGGGCAGCAGCCCTTTGTGTTTGACATCGAGGACTACATGAGGGAGTGGAGGGCGAAGATCCAGAGCACCATTAAGCGGTTTCCCATaggagacaggctgggagagtgGCAAGCCATGCTGCAGAA TATGGTTTCGTCATATTTGGTTCATCATGGGTACTGTTCAACAGCAACTGCCTTTGCCAGAGTCACAGACACCACAATCCAGGAAGAACAGACCTCAATAAAGAACAGACAAA GAATACAGAAGCTAGTATTAGCAGGCAGAGTGGGAGAGGCTATAGAAGCCACCCAGCAGCTCTATCCTGGCCTCCTAGAACATAACCCCAACCTGCTCTTCATGTTAAA GTGCCGGCAGTTTGTGGAGATGGTGAATGGCACCGACAGCGAAGTGCGGTGTTTCagcgcccgcagcccccgctCCCAGGACAGCTACCCTGGCTCCCCCAGCTTAAGTCCTAGACATGGATCAAGCAACTCACACGTTCACAGTACTG GAGCAGATAGTCCAACCTGTAGCAATGGAGTCATGTccacaaaaagcaaacagagtCACAGTAAATACCCAACACTGAGttcatcatcttcatcttcctcctcctcttccccttcatCTGTGAACTACTCTGAGTCCAATTCTACAGATTCTACCAAATCTCAGCAGCACAGTAGTACGAGTAATCAAGAAACCAG TGACAGTGAGATGGAAATGGAGGCTGAGCATTACCCCAATGGAGTCCTGGAGAATTCATCCACCAGGATAATGAATGGCACCTACAAACACGAGGAGATCCTGCAGACAGATGAGTCCAGCATGG AAGACAGCTGCCCccagaggcagctctgtggaggGAACCACGCTGCCACAGAGAGAATGATCCAGTTTGGACGGGAGCTGCAGATCCTGAGCgagcagctttgcagagagTATGGGAAGAACACCGTGCACAAAAAGATGCTTCAG GATGCCTTTAGCTTGTTAGCTTACTCAGACCCTTGGAACTGCCCTGTCGGTCAACAGCTGGACCCAATCCAGAGGGAACCTGTGTGTGCTGCTCTCAATAGTGCTATTTTGG AATCTCAGAACCTGCCAAAGCAGCCCCCGCTGATGCTCGCCCTGGGCCAGGCCTCGGAGTGTTTGCGGCTCATGGCTCGCGTGGGCCTGGGCTCCTGCTCCTTTGCCAGAGTAGACGATTATTTGCACTGA